From one Nitrosococcus halophilus Nc 4 genomic stretch:
- a CDS encoding cobalamin-independent methionine synthase II family protein, whose product MSIPTEAVGSIPRPPELLALIRQHREGSLPTKELEAAYDVALRETIQALEATGSPIITDGEQTKSSFATYPLQDLANITADGIVIPFQDGHTRRLPRLTAGPFRYGVHAETYTHAARRYATVPIKQAVISASALSLIYPPEDIDGYPREEFLDDLVREAIQDIHGCFDAGAHRVQIDFTEGRLSVKLDPTKQLLQAFIDLNNRVLASFSPEQRQRIGVHTCPGGDQDSTHSADVDYAELLPSLFKLEAGNFYVQMASEKDPERVLSIIARHLRPQQRVFIGVINVLDPHVESPETVRDRVLQAAAFIPVHQLGTTDDCGFSPFEDDTSTGRETAFAKIRARVIGTKLAAKALKLD is encoded by the coding sequence ATGTCGATTCCAACCGAAGCCGTCGGCAGCATTCCTCGCCCACCGGAGCTGCTGGCACTCATACGCCAACACCGTGAAGGCAGCCTTCCCACTAAAGAACTAGAGGCTGCCTACGATGTCGCTTTGCGGGAAACCATTCAAGCACTGGAGGCCACCGGCTCCCCGATTATCACCGACGGCGAACAGACCAAATCCAGTTTTGCCACCTATCCGCTACAGGATTTGGCCAATATCACTGCAGACGGCATCGTCATTCCTTTCCAAGATGGACATACCCGCCGACTTCCCCGGCTAACCGCCGGCCCTTTTCGCTACGGGGTCCATGCCGAAACCTATACCCACGCTGCCCGCCGTTACGCCACCGTGCCGATAAAACAAGCGGTGATTTCCGCTTCGGCGCTCAGCCTAATTTATCCTCCGGAGGATATCGACGGCTACCCTCGCGAAGAGTTCCTAGACGATTTGGTCCGGGAAGCCATCCAGGACATCCACGGCTGCTTTGATGCCGGCGCGCACCGAGTGCAAATCGATTTCACCGAAGGGCGCCTCTCGGTGAAACTGGATCCAACCAAGCAGCTTCTCCAGGCTTTCATCGATCTCAACAACCGGGTGCTAGCCTCCTTCTCCCCTGAACAGCGGCAACGTATCGGTGTACACACCTGCCCCGGTGGCGACCAGGACTCGACCCATAGCGCCGACGTTGATTATGCCGAGCTGCTGCCGAGCCTGTTCAAACTGGAAGCCGGCAATTTTTATGTACAAATGGCAAGCGAAAAAGACCCTGAGCGGGTGCTTTCCATTATTGCTCGGCACCTACGTCCCCAACAGCGTGTCTTCATTGGGGTGATCAACGTCCTCGACCCCCATGTGGAATCCCCCGAAACAGTGAGGGACCGTGTGCTGCAAGCAGCCGCATTCATTCCGGTCCATCAACTGGGGACCACGGATGATTGCGGCTTCTCCCCCTTCGAGGATGACACCTCCACCGGCCGCGAAACTGCATTCGCTAAGATTCGCGCGCGGGTCATCGGTACTAAACTTGCGGCTAAGGCACTAAAACTTGACTGA